The following nucleotide sequence is from Trifolium pratense cultivar HEN17-A07 linkage group LG2, ARS_RC_1.1, whole genome shotgun sequence.
caaattacatacatgcccccaattgctctattgtttcaaaaaaaaaaaaatgggtatttttgtccaactcaaaaggtgcaccttgctaacttagacctaactagggtctaagttagaaaaccccatatatatatatatatatatatatatatatatatatatatatatatatatatatatatatatatatatatatatatattactttccaaatctcacatgataattattctctaaatttatgattcggtagaaaaaaatcattgatcaggaaagacataaaaatatttcgtgatgaataatatagtcaacaataattttgatatgatatacttttaaaattgatggtgcttatcaattattgcacataattttaatcacaattggtatacttgccatagtggttgaaaatattgttttgcattgaagggttgtgggtttgaatcctagtcaagacaaaattgtattattttttaataaaaattgtatgataaaatggagggaaaatagagaaaacaaattagggtttatggtttgcttgtgtatacaagcttataatataaaagatattaaaatatttgaatcttctttaaaaaaacatgtttgcttaaaaaaacaAGTTAAAATCATAAATTGAAAGATTTGGTGAGGCTTGATTTATTTGTGTATGATTATATTTGTGTGAAAgatatatttgcaaatattaTAAAGTTGTCTttaatgtttaatataaaaaacttaataaagaaataaaatcttaatctaaaaataaataaagaaacaaaacatgCATTCAATGTACCGATACACATCCATATAAGATGTGTACCAAAGATATTTCTATTGTTAAGtcggatatatatatatatatatatatatatatatatatatatatatatatatatatataatttctaataGGGGAAAGTTCAATCAGTGAAAAATTCACTCGCGATAACTTTCTAGAATATCATTCAGTTCTTGAGGCCAAACGATGGAGATCTCATTTGGGAAAGTTCGATGAATCGAGTAAATGAAATTCCTCTTATAACAAATGCACTTGCCGGTAGAGAAGACActtccacatttgtaacaaaatTTACAAAGACACCTACAGTTTAagaatatgatttatttaaatatacaatcaaattaataatgaaGTGGTAAAAAGTGAACGGAAAAAGGGAAAACGGACATCTAGctttattttttggtcatgctaaatagtgtctccGTCCGaacacttgttaaacatattaaaaatagaaataaaatataaagttaaTGCTGGTAAAGtataataacttttttatatttttaaggtgTTGAATGCACAAGTTCCAAGACATAATTTCCTTATTAATAAGCTTAactattttccttattttttaaatgttaaaCATAAGTTATTATTTTGTTAGTCGAAAATTGAACATGtgagagcatccacaatggagctctCCATATTTTGGTACCTAAATGAGTCTCACGTGTacacatcatttatttattattttttaatagtagtATCTAATAAGCACTCAATCCCTTCAACCCAacacctcttaaaaagttctaaaaggGTCTCATCAATAACACATCTCACCAATAACTATATATCTTTATAAATGGGTCCCACCAAAATAGAATAGGTACCGATGCTTATATGAGAACTAGTACTCATTTGCATTTTGCTCTAATGAGAGTACCTATTAAATACTAATTCTTAAAAAATAGGTactcaccattggagatggtttGATCTCTATTATTTTAACCCTAGTATTGTCTATCATCCATGGTACATTTATTCCCACCAATTGGGAAAAAACGCAAGGAAACAATATGTTAACATTATTAATAACACATTTTAAgagtgtcattttttttaaccctATGTGATCAGGAGAATAGACCCTGATTATGCATAGTTCAATCGTGAGGTAAACAAAGtcagaccaaatttttttactAGTCGAATGTTTACCTAATTGTGTGTGTAATGTCATAAATTCTTGAAATCACAaaacaagaaatttttttttaactaatgtCAAGAAAGAAACCTGCATGTCATGACGTTGCAGCTCTTAGATTTGGCAACATAAACTCTGCACTTTGGACATTGCCTCCACCTCATATCTTTTGCAATGTTAGTCAGCATAACATCTTTCGCCTTATCATCTCGGTTCAGTTTATTGAACTCGCTGCATTCGATTCCATCATGCCATCGAACCTTACATTGTGCACAAATCATCCTATTACAATTTGGACATTCTAATTTACTAACAGCCTCAGTTCCGTCATTGATCAATAGAGCGGAACAATCTGCAAAGGGACAATAGAATTTCTCCTTAATATTGGACAAAACCTCGCACAAGGCCTTGTCCCACCGTTCAAAAACCTCGCGAGGAAGAATTGAACGGCAGAACTCCGCTTGTAAAGAACCGCAGCACTCGGGGACAGGACAGTTAATGTCAATAATGTTAAGGTCAAGTTTGTAACGGATATACACAGCAACACAATCGGAGCAATAAGAATGAGAGCAACCGCTGAGGTAGAAAGCGTCCCTTGTTGATGTAGTTTCTGTGCAGATTTCACAAAAAAACTGCCTATCTTTTGAATTTGAAGACTCTGCCTTTTGAAAGTGATCAAAGTTGTGGTTTCTTCTACGTTTTTTGGAAGGggtattatgaatgaaattgaGGAACTTCATGCCATTGAAATATGGAACTCTGTTACTCCTTTTCTTTTGACCCATTGCAAATTGGGTGTgttgtgtttttgtttcttgTGACTTTGCATAAACACCTATATTatggatttatttattatttatttgattggaTTCAATAGTGAGCAGAATCTGAAACtaaatctttttttctttctttctgtgGAGTGGAtcgtcaaaaacaaaaaatccatGAAtcctgattttttttaatgtaaatctAAATCAAGCAttgattctgttttttttttaattttttatgaattaatttttatttgaatcttTGAATCTTCCAAAGTCTAAAgtgaaatttgagaaaattaagGGATAATACTAACAAcgggattggttattatacataagctattcttatgcaccatgcataagttacttagtgcaccccccaaattactagcacacccccaaatttctcatgcacccccccaaattacttgtgcaccccccaaatttctcatgcacccccaaatttctcatgcacccccaaaatttctcgcacacccccaatatgactttttccccccaattttattttttttgtcccctccacatttctagcctaaaccattttgttgtgggaatggtttcagagatatgcactccaaaaccattaagtgtataagatggttttagagtacaaccctataattagaatacaaacaataattgtgatttgaaaccatttaaccaacataatggtttccggaatttttaaaaccatataaacacacataaaaccattttacaatacaaatggtttcagtgtataactatctgaaaccatttaaccaacataatggtttccagaatttttaaaaccataaaaacacacataaaaccattttacaatacaaatggtttcagtgtataactatctgaaaccatttaaccagcataatggtttccagaatttttgaaaccataaaaacacacataaaaccattttacaatacaaatggttttagtgtataactatctgaaaccatttaactggttttaaataatgattataattgtacaaaaaaaaaacaattatgattctaattataggttgtacttcaaaaccatcttatgcacttaatggttttggagtgtatatttttgaaaccattcccacagcaaaatggtttaggcttgaaatatggggggttaaaaaaaattgggcgcacaagtcatctgggggtgcgtgaaaaattttggggggtgcgctagaaatttgggggtgcgcgagaaattgggggTGCATgtgaaatttggggggtgcacgagaaatttgggggtgcgcgagtaatttggggggtacgtgagaaatttggggggtgtgagattaggtgtgagtgtgtgagttgagattggctaggattattacatgtggatgctcaatctaatggatgttattgacttatgtaccatgcataaggattacacttatgtataataacttctcccaCTAACAACatctataaatttttgttttttttttttttgaaaaatcaacCTCAGTCCCTtactttttgtttgttttaattttacatttttttttgttgattttttttttttaagacgaAAATAAAGTTAAACACAATGTGTGCATAACAGCCATAACTATAATCAAgcttacaaaataaaataaactaacaCCAAATCTTTTTTACCCAAAgttttttgttgacaattttGATTAGATATTACTCATTTTAACACTAAAGAGAATCactaattcaaaaaaaaaaaaaccacttaaGAGAATCACTCGTTTTTAAGagaatcaaatatttttcaaattaaaaaaattaaataaatcgttgatctatttctttttttaaattgaacaaTGTTGACCATCACGTCACACTCACACATGtcaaaagtgttttttttttataagacacATGTCAAAAGTGTGGATTATTCTGATAAAAATCGTTGATTCaagtaataatttttaataaagatataaattatcaattttaataaatttttaataaaaatataaattatcaattctcggtttttattatttttactacaaattgttgatttttttttttttttaccaaactaGTATCAacaaattgttgattttttattctttttcattCACCGTCAGTATCCGGCCTACTGAACCGTCTAATCTGATTCGAGAGTCAGTTTTgatatcaagtgatttcaatcctctcccgatcgcagttgcggcaAATCGAAACGTAcaaattgttgattttgttaccatactagtaataataaaataaattttaattaatttacctCGATACATCTTGTGCTGAGGagatcttttaattttatttttataatatatatttcattttgacttgttcaaaaataaaataattttttttaaaaaaaaaactaaatttaatttgttaCTTCGTCTGATTTTTTGTATGGAGGTATGAATTAGTTATGCAATTTGGGAAGCCCAGTTGTGCATCCTATTAGCAAACAGTGAACTTTCTTACAGttaataaatgtgatttttctttttgtactcCCTAAAAAGTCTCAGCCACCCTCTAAAATGACATAACTACCCCTCTCGCTATCTAGAGAGCGAGTACCACATTCGCGTCTCAGAAAGCGAGTGTTAATATTTCAGTCACATTAAATTTGACCCACCCCCCAGAGATGGGACACACTCGCCGTCTTGGATGCGAGATACGTTTTAAAATGGAATCACCGTCTAGGAGGCGAACGTTTCTTGTATATATTGATTTCCACCCCATTCCACCAGTTTTTGAAAAAcgtcaaatttttcaaaacccttaacaaaattcaaacaaaaggTAAGCCTTCAGTTGCTTTTGTTTTaactatttttgagtttatttgaattttttttgggttcGTCTGCTATTGTTCGCTATGCAGTAGGTGAACGTGGCTGGCATGATAATATTGAAGTTGATGGGTTGAAATGGTGGGATGAAGCCCTTAAAGCCACTAGAATGTATGGGCTGGCACAGACAGGGTTCTCATTTCTTGATCCGGGTTTGCTGACTACTTTTGTTGAGAGGTGGCATGGGGAGACTAACACCTTCCATATGCCAAATGGGCAGATGACAGTCACGCTGGATGACATGTGTTGTCTTCTGTGTCTCCCTATTCAGGGACAGTTGTTGGATCATGCAAGTATCACGACAAAGGCTGAAGGTATTAAGATGATGATGGAATAACTAGGGTCAACTCAAAATGATGTTGAGACCGAGGTTAAGATCACCAAAGGAGCACATGCGAGGTTTCTTTATTTGAGGAGATTAATTAGAGACTATGTGAAGGTTGTCAACCGAGCTGTGACCGACGGAAACACAGATACATTTGAGAGGTACAGAGGTTACTTACTGAGAGCGTTCCTGCTATTATTTGTTGGTACCACCATCTTCTCCAACAAGGCCAAGAACTATTTGGACCTCACATACCTAAAGTTCTTCTTTGATTTAGATCGGGTTGATAATTATTTATGGGGCACTGTTGCACTGGCGTTCCTATACCGGGAGTTAAGAAACGCAGTTGTCCCCGACTGTAAAATGTGGCTGGATACATGAGACTGTTCCATGTAACCTTTACGCTATTTACATGACATACTTACAAATTTTTATACCTTTATTTAACCTTTTTTAAACTTTATgtaaatattgtattttttttttttcaggctTGGGTCTACAACCACTTTGAGGATATTGGCGGTACGAAGTCGAAGTGCTATGTGGAGGAAATGTCCAGTGCTTGCAAATATGAGCTGACAAAAGGGCAGACAAATCAGCTGGCAATGCGGAAGATGATGGGTTGGTTGCTTCCGCATGACACCACATGGACTCCGTACGAAGACCACCGGGATGTTTGGTCATTTGAGGATATCGCTTTGTACTCCGGTTGGATTAGGTGTGGACCTATCAGGGTGAGGTATCTGCCCGAGCGTGTATTACGGCATTTTGGGTACATCGAGACCATTTCGCGCCATCCGCACGCCGCTGCTAATCCATTGACCACAATGGCATAGATTGATCAGCACTAGCTCTAGCACATGGATCGTGTCCTGACTCCCAGCATGCTTGGTAGTCGTGCTACCCATTCTTCAAACACTGCTCCCAGATACATCAGATAGTACTACGATATCTCTCATCCGCACATCACACCATTCCCTGTTGGTTACCCTGTTCTGTTGCCTGAGTAAGAGGTTGTTATTGTTGCTGATGTTGATGTTGCTGAGAGTATTTAGCGTTAGTTGTTATGCTTGTTTTGGTtatgtaataaaaatattaagacatgtttattttagtttataatttcGATAACAAATTTTGGTTATGTTACTAATCATTTTGGATTTTATTGCattgaatattttgataaatttgtgTTTACTTGTGTTGAATTATTTACTTACTTGTAACGCAAGAAATATGTTTGGTATTGCTCACAAACAAACATGGTTGGTGTATCAGAAAGATACATCTTGTAATGTTACTATCATGTCTCGCTGTGTAGTAAGCGAGCAACCTCTTACTCGCTTACTACACAACAAGTAACCCTCTCCCATTACTCGCTTACTGAACAAGGAACAAATCCCATACTCGCCTACTACACGGCGAGCACCCCCCTTGTTCACTTCCTACATAGCAAACTTATATTGTACTTTCAAGACTGTGTGGCCAGGGACGCACCAGACAATTGTgtggtgaattttttttaaggctAGTATAAATAAGTGTATTTGGGGTTTCAGTAATTACTCAATATGTGAAAATGAAGAATATAGATTTTACACCTAACTCCCACCTAGATGTCGTTTACTACAATCAGGGCAATCCGAATCTGTTCAGAATCAATGTTGATGTTACACTAGCTGATTTGAAGAATCAACTGACCGAAGTCAATTGCCGTCTCCACGGACCGAATCAAAGAAGGGTGACAGAAGTAGTTTATCGTCGTCTATCGGTTCGCTTAGATGGAAAGGTGTTCTTCACCAAGATGAAACTTCACAACAACGAAGATGTCAGATCAATGATCTCTATTTTTTCTCAGTTCATGACGAAGGGACCGATCGAGCTAGACCTTAATTTGGTTAGATCCGTCAAGATATTTTGGCAACCATGGTTGGTCCCGGAGATGGTGAAGTTGAAACAATTAATTTAGccgatgattttatttttttttgtgagtttTTAGCCGATGATTTTTAATGTATTGGTTTTTAATTAACTTAAATTTATGGTTATGTTTAATGTTTTTCTTGTTCATTTAATTTTAACGTTTTTcttgttaattttcaattttaattaatcagaagtttattgtttaatttactaattatttattgtttaatttatgTGCTCGCATCCTAGCAAGCGACCGTGTCTACAAATTTTACACGTTCGCTGTCTAGGAAGCGAACGAGAACAACAGTGAAAAAAACTGCAGAAAGACATACACatcaaaatttatttcattaatattaattaattaaaacgaTGATAATTAcatcttaaaagaaaaaaattacatcatagcagacaaaaaaattacataaaaaaaaattataagttcgTAAAGAGCAAAAAGGATGCATTGGCAACTTGGTAATGAAAAGGGTGATGTTGTTCCGGTGTCAAATAATATCAGCTGAGGTTGTTCGAACGGAAGATCTTGGACACCAAAGGCAACCACTTTCTCGATACTGATACATTCTCCTTTATTTGGCCCGTCGGGCCTTTGCTTCTTTACTCGACTCCATTTTGATTAGTTATAACATTCCTAATTAATTTAGACACAAAAGTCCAATGTCGATTAGAATATCATTCTCAACCATGGTGAAAAAATAACACCGATAAGAATGGTATAACTAATCGACAACGCACTATGCTGCTTTTTACACCAAACTAACaacacttaaaaataaaaattaaaacacaaaaaaaaaaaagaagaagaagaatgacaGAAAGGGGGAGGATGATATGAGAGTGATTTTGGTGTGAATTTTCACTCCATGGTCCCCCCTTTTTATAGTAATTCAGCTTCATTGTAATTGGCTGAAGTCACATCACAGCCTCCACATGACCAATCAGATTTGGTCACATGGAAGTCAGGTTTGACTGCATGGAgggttattttttttactgcCGACAGGTTCGCTGCTTAGAAAGCGAACGCCCTAGCTCGCGCCATAGCAAGCGAACAACGGTGTTTTAGATTTTATAATTTGTACACTCGCTTCCTAAAGAGTGATGGGGTATTTTCGGAATATCGGGGGCGTTCGTGTTAGCCGGGGGTGcaaaaagtaaaattcaatGGGTCAAAAGAGTTAACAAAAGATTATATAGtcacatgtatatattttttttgttaagaagTCCAGTGGCatgaaatttcacccttaaagtAGATAAGTGGAATGACTGATGTTTGAATATACACCCCCCTCCCGTCTAATACAAAACTTATTGGAGAAAATTGCACTCCGTCCTTCGAAAGAAGCTTTTATTTCATTCTTCTCCACCTTATATTAAAACATACATTTTTCTCCTTTAATAAAcaatttgttttaatataataaaacttgtAATACAtatgttttcatattttttattcacaTCATTAACATGTAATTCAAAACATTGTCATAAACATGAAACTATACAAAAGAAGCTTGAATTTTATTCTTCTCCACCTTATATTAAAACCTACGTTTTTCTCCTTTAATAAACaattcattttaatataataaaacttatAATACAtatgttttcatattttttattcacaTCATTAACATGTAATTCAAAATATTGTCATAAACATGAAACTATACAAAATAaactatttaaataaattactaaagaaaattttaaaaaatactttaCTTTGAATTCTATATCctaaaatcatataattaataataaaattttcaaaaaaatgaaaattaatttcttaaatgatgactaataattattttgacataaaattttgatttcaaaGTTGATTGTtatgacaaaaatatttatttttactaaaatgaactaaagtgtatattttaacataagaATGAAGTAGAGTGTAATTCAATATGAGTCAGATCTATTGACACCAAGTATCAACGAATTTGTTGACACCAAATCTTGtccatctatttttttaatctagtgGCTAACAATCAATCACACCATAACTAAAATGGGGTGTCTCTTATATTGTACTCTCGCCGCCGTTCAAAACCTTTTAGAATGATAACTCATACTTGTCCACATTATAATATTGATCTGTATTAAATTTGGAGAAAATTAATCATATAAAATAGACATGAAGGGAAAACTAATCATATAAAATAGATGGAGAAAATTGCTATTTTAAAGCGGGAAGTCGATCGATAGAGAAAATTGATAATAACAAAGTGAAGTTTGGTAATGCTTTAAAATTGCTGGAAACATAATTAAGAGTGTGTTTGAATGGgggaattttttgaggtaaaatAATGTTTCGAGGAAATTTTaatgatttgaggtgaattccattgtttgaatgaaaatttgaagaattttcaaaatgatagaaatttatgaagtattttgttcaagttaaatttagagtatttcaaaatgacacctaaaatcaaagaatttgaaattccttcttctctatacacttttaaaaattactagttgatcgtaaaacctaaaattagccgaaaaacctaaaatcgacgataaacgctaattcggccgaaaatccaaaaaatcggcagaaaaaacctaaaatcgggcAAAATTccaaaatcgactataaaccctaaaatcggctgaaaactcaaaaaatcggccgaaaaaccaaaaatcgaccgaaaacccaaaaaatcggccgaaaacctaaaatcggccaaaatccaaaaaatcgactataagccctaaaatcggccggcaacccgaaaaatctgcagaaaaacctaaaatcggctaaaattccaaaaatcgactataaaccctaaaatcggccgaaaacccaaaaaatcgtccgaaaaaccaaaaatcgaccgacaacccaaaatcggccaacatccaaaaaatcggccgaagaatctaaaatcatccctaaacccaaaaacctcgtccgaaaacctaaaatcgacaaaaaatcctgaaatcggctataaaccccaaaatcggccgaaaaacctaaactCGACTATAAACACatttttcggccgatattagggtttatagtcgatttttgggtttttaggtcgatttttcgtttttcggtcgattttagggtttatagtcgattttagggttttttgccgatttaaggtttttcggccaattttttgggtttagggtcgatttttgggttttcaattaattttttgggttttcaaccgattttagagtttatagtcgattttagggcttttggcgattttaggtttttcagccgatttatgatttttgaccgattttaggtttttccgccaattttttcggttttttggccaatttttgggttttgggtcgattttattaaaataaataaaattaaataaaggaaattcaattacattatccaaaca
It contains:
- the LOC123905198 gene encoding E3 ubiquitin-protein ligase RSL1-like, with the protein product MGQKKRSNRVPYFNGMKFLNFIHNTPSKKRRRNHNFDHFQKAESSNSKDRQFFCEICTETTSTRDAFYLSGCSHSYCSDCVAVYIRYKLDLNIIDINCPVPECCGSLQAEFCRSILPREVFERWDKALCEVLSNIKEKFYCPFADCSALLINDGTEAVSKLECPNCNRMICAQCKVRWHDGIECSEFNKLNRDDKAKDVMLTNIAKDMRWRQCPKCRVYVAKSKSCNVMTCRFLS
- the LOC123905199 gene encoding protein MAIN-LIKE 2-like; the encoded protein is MYGLAQTGFSFLDPGLLTTFVERWHGETNTFHMPNGQMTVTLDDMCCLLCLPIQGQLLDHASITTKAEDRVDNYLWGTVALAFLYRELRNAAWVYNHFEDIGGTKSKCYVEEMSSACKYELTKGQTNQLAMRKMMGWLLPHDTTWTPYEDHRDVWSFEDIALYSGWIRCGPIRVRYLPERVLRHFGYIETISRHPHAAANPLTTMA